A window from Mya arenaria isolate MELC-2E11 chromosome 9, ASM2691426v1 encodes these proteins:
- the LOC128246294 gene encoding myb-like protein D, which produces MHDYENEQNSGEGKETDEIDSSMTNHGINNNTLDNDLTYRQDKTTQENECANESRVDIETNIVLLAHKSKTEHTIELTGEKAGKENSKEDNSIKVDTRTEHHMNNNRNDNNQNNYHVETAADVIQVNNDQVNERISDNVSSNVEQNNANELHVDNNVCQIDKNEERYFVPHIKECLNRYVIVNVHSKPYSGLVQEVHNEEVEVLCMHQVERKRSTICFFWPKKSDLSCHDR; this is translated from the coding sequence ATGCATGATTATGAAAATGAGCAAAACAGTGGTGAAGGAAAAGAAACTGATGAAATTGATTCGTCTATGACTAATCATGGTATCAATAATAACACACTTGACAATGATTTAACCTACAGACAAGATAAGACAACTCAGGAAAATGAATGTGCAAATGAAAGTAGAGTcgacattgaaacaaacattgtaCTACTAGCACATAAATCTAAGACTGAACATACAATTGAGCTTACTGGGGAAAAGGCGGGGAAAGAAAATTCAAAGGAAGATAATTCTATCAAAGTAGACACTAGAACTGAACACCACATGAACAATAACAGAAATgacaataatcaaaacaattacCATGTTGAAACAGCTGCGGACGTAATACAGGTGAACAATGACCAAGTCAATGAAAGAATCTCTGACAATGTAAGTTCAAATGTTGAACAGAATAATGCAAATGAATTACATGTCGATAACAATGTCTgtcaaattgacaaaaatgaagAAAGGTATTTTGTACCTCATATAAAGGAATGTCTTAACAGATATGTTATCGTTAATGTCCACAGCAAACCTTACTCAGGGCTTGTCCAGGAAGTTCATAATGAAGAAGTGGAAGTGCTATGCATGCATCAAGTTGAAAGAAAAAGGTCAACAATTTGTTTCTTCTGGCCAAAGAAAAGTGATCTGTCATGTCATGATAGATGA